One part of the Arabidopsis thaliana chromosome 4, partial sequence genome encodes these proteins:
- a CDS encoding dihydrofolate reductase, with amino-acid sequence MGSEGRSIARKPRFLCLHGFRTSGEIMKIQLHKWPKSVIDRLDLVFLDAPFPCQGKSDVEGIFDPPYYEWFQFNKEFTEYTNFEKCLEYLEDRMIKLGPFDGLIGFSQVSYLHLKLHQQSLICVLSLKTLNLILQGAILSGGLPGLQAKGIAFQKVPKIKFVIIIGGAKLKSAKLAENAYSSSLETLSLHFLGETDFLKPYGTQLIESYKNPVVVHHPKGHTVPRLDEKSLEKVTAFIDTLEHLVMEEDKNGEENTSKPTK; translated from the exons ATGGGAAGCGAAGGAAGATCGATTGCGAGGAAGCCAAGGTTTTTGTGTCTCCATGGATTTCGTACGAGCGGAGAGATAATGAAGATACAGCTTCATAAATGGCCTAAATCTGTAATTGATAGACTCGATCTCGTGTTTCTCGATGCACCTTTTCCTTGTCAAGGCAAATCTGATGTCGAAGGCATCTTTGATCCTCCTTATTACGAGTGGTTTCAATTCAACAAG GAATTCACCGAGTATACGAATTTCGAGAAATGTTTGGAGTACCTGGAGGATCGTATGATCAAGCTTGGTCCTTTCGATGGTCTCATTGGGTTTTCCCAGGTAAGTTATCTACATTTGAAATTGCATCAACAGAGTCTGATTTGTGTACTCTCTTTGAAAActctaaatttgattttgcaggGTGCAATTTTGTCTGGGGGTTTACCAGGACTGCAAGCTAAG GGAATTGCATTTCAGAAAGTACCAAAGATTAAGTTTGTTATAATCATTGGAGGAGCTAAGCTCAAATCCGCCAAATTGGCCGAGAATGCATATTCGTCTTCCTTGGAAACTCTCTCCCTCCACTTTTTAG GAGAGACTGATTTTCTGAAACCTTACGGAACTCAGCTGATAGAATCGTACAAGAATCCGGTGGTTGTCCATCATCCCAAAGGCCATACTGTCCCAAGGCTTGATGAGAAAAGCTTGGAGAAAGTTACCGCATTTATCGATACCTTAGAGCATCTGGTGATGGAGGAAGACAAGAATGGTGAAGAAAATACTAGTAAGCCAACAAAATAG
- a CDS encoding dihydrofolate reductase: MGSEGRSIARKPRFLCLHGFRTSGEIMKIQLHKWPKSVIDRLDLVFLDAPFPCQGKSDVEGIFDPPYYEWFQFNKEFTEYTNFEKCLEYLEDRMIKLGPFDGLIGFSQVSYLHLKLHQQSLICVLSLKTLNLILQGAILSGGLPGLQAKVRQY, encoded by the exons ATGGGAAGCGAAGGAAGATCGATTGCGAGGAAGCCAAGGTTTTTGTGTCTCCATGGATTTCGTACGAGCGGAGAGATAATGAAGATACAGCTTCATAAATGGCCTAAATCTGTAATTGATAGACTCGATCTCGTGTTTCTCGATGCACCTTTTCCTTGTCAAGGCAAATCTGATGTCGAAGGCATCTTTGATCCTCCTTATTACGAGTGGTTTCAATTCAACAAG GAATTCACCGAGTATACGAATTTCGAGAAATGTTTGGAGTACCTGGAGGATCGTATGATCAAGCTTGGTCCTTTCGATGGTCTCATTGGGTTTTCCCAGGTAAGTTATCTACATTTGAAATTGCATCAACAGAGTCTGATTTGTGTACTCTCTTTGAAAActctaaatttgattttgcaggGTGCAATTTTGTCTGGGGGTTTACCAGGACTGCAAGCTAAGGTACGTCAATACTAA
- a CDS encoding dihydrofolate reductase — MGSEGRSIARKPRFLCLHGFRTSGEIMKIQLHKWPKSVIDRLDLVFLDAPFPCQGKSDVEGIFDPPYYEWFQFNKEFTEYTNFEKCLEYLEDRMIKLGPFDGLIGFSQGAILSGGLPGLQAKVRQY, encoded by the exons ATGGGAAGCGAAGGAAGATCGATTGCGAGGAAGCCAAGGTTTTTGTGTCTCCATGGATTTCGTACGAGCGGAGAGATAATGAAGATACAGCTTCATAAATGGCCTAAATCTGTAATTGATAGACTCGATCTCGTGTTTCTCGATGCACCTTTTCCTTGTCAAGGCAAATCTGATGTCGAAGGCATCTTTGATCCTCCTTATTACGAGTGGTTTCAATTCAACAAG GAATTCACCGAGTATACGAATTTCGAGAAATGTTTGGAGTACCTGGAGGATCGTATGATCAAGCTTGGTCCTTTCGATGGTCTCATTGGGTTTTCCCAG gGTGCAATTTTGTCTGGGGGTTTACCAGGACTGCAAGCTAAGGTACGTCAATACTAA
- a CDS encoding dihydrofolate reductase yields MHLFLVKANLMSKASLILLITSGFNSTRSFVFLHFLLFILLIRMCTNVVIWIQEFTEYTNFEKCLEYLEDRMIKLGPFDGLIGFSQGAILSGGLPGLQAKGIAFQKVPKIKFVIIIGGAKLKSAKLAENAYSSSLETLSLHFLGETDFLKPYGTQLIESYKNPVVVHHPKGHTVPRLDEKSLEKVTAFIDTLEHLVMEEDKNGEENTSKPTK; encoded by the exons ATGCACCTTTTCCTTGTCAAGGCAAATCTGATGTCGAAGGCATCTTTGATCCTCCTTATTACGAGTGGTTTCAATTCAACAAGgtcctttgtttttcttcactttcttctctttattcttttgattCGTATGTGTACTAACGTTGTAATTTGGATTCAGGAATTCACCGAGTATACGAATTTCGAGAAATGTTTGGAGTACCTGGAGGATCGTATGATCAAGCTTGGTCCTTTCGATGGTCTCATTGGGTTTTCCCAG gGTGCAATTTTGTCTGGGGGTTTACCAGGACTGCAAGCTAAG GGAATTGCATTTCAGAAAGTACCAAAGATTAAGTTTGTTATAATCATTGGAGGAGCTAAGCTCAAATCCGCCAAATTGGCCGAGAATGCATATTCGTCTTCCTTGGAAACTCTCTCCCTCCACTTTTTAG GAGAGACTGATTTTCTGAAACCTTACGGAACTCAGCTGATAGAATCGTACAAGAATCCGGTGGTTGTCCATCATCCCAAAGGCCATACTGTCCCAAGGCTTGATGAGAAAAGCTTGGAGAAAGTTACCGCATTTATCGATACCTTAGAGCATCTGGTGATGGAGGAAGACAAGAATGGTGAAGAAAATACTAGTAAGCCAACAAAATAG
- the AFB4 gene encoding RNI-like superfamily protein (RNI-like superfamily protein; BEST Arabidopsis thaliana protein match is: auxin F-box protein 5 (TAIR:AT5G49980.1); Has 1708 Blast hits to 1373 proteins in 117 species: Archae - 0; Bacteria - 2; Metazoa - 531; Fungi - 30; Plants - 1073; Viruses - 0; Other Eukaryotes - 72 (source: NCBI BLink).): protein MTEEDSSAKMSEDVEKYLNLNPPCSSSSSSSSAATFTNKSRNFKSSPPPCPDHVLENVLENVLQFLTSRCDRNAVSLVCRSWYRVEAQTRLEVFIGNCYSLSPARLIHRFKRVRSLVLKGKPRFADFNLMPPNWGAQFSPWVAATAKAYPWLEKVHLKRMFVTDDDLALLAESFPGFKELTLVCCEGFGTSGIAIVANKCRQLKVLDLMESEVTDDELDWISCFPEGETHLESLSFDCVESPINFKALEELVVRSPFLKKLRTNRFVSLEELHRLMVRAPQLTSLGTGSFSPDNVPQGEQQPDYAAAFRACKSIVCLSGFREFRPEYLLAISSVCANLTSLNFSYANISPHMLKPIISNCHNIRVFWALDSIRDEGLQAVAATCKELRELRIFPFDPREDSEGPVSGVGLQAISEGCRKLESILYFCQNMTNGAVTAMSENCPQLTVFRLCIMGRHRPDHVTGKPMDDGFGAIVKNCKKLTRLAVSGLLTDEAFSYIGEYGKLIRTLSVAFAGNSDKALRYVLEGCPKLQKLEIRDSPFGDVGLRSGMHRYSNMRFVWLSSCLISRGGCRGVSHALPNVVVEVFGADGDDDEDTVTGDYVETLYLYRSLDGPRKDAPKFVTIL, encoded by the exons ATGACAGAAGAAGATAGCTCAGCTAAAATGTCAGAGGATGTTGAGAAATATCTCAACTTAAATCCACcttgctcctcctcctcctcttcttcctccgccgCTACATTCACGAACAAGTCTCGAAATTTCAAATCTTCTCCCCCGCCGTGTCCAGATCATGTCCTTGAGAACGTTTTAGAGAACGTGCTTCAGTTCCTCACTTCCAGATGCGATCGCAACGCAGTCTCATTGGTCTGCAGATCGTGGTATCGCGTCGAGGCTCAGACTCGATTAGAGGTTTTTATTGGAAACTGTTACTCGCTCTCTCCTGCTCGGCTTATTCACCGGTTCAAGCGTGTTAGGTCTCTTGTGCTTAAAGGGAAACCTAGGTTTGCTGATTTTAATCTCATGCCTCCTAATTGGGGAGCTCAATTCTCTCCTTGGGTTGCTGCTACAGCTAAGGCTTATCCTTGGCTCGAGAAGGTTCATTTGAAGCGTATGTTTGTTACGGATGATGATTTGGCTCTTCTTGCTGAGTCGTTTCCTGGGTTCAAAGAGCTTACTTTGGTCTGCTGTGAAGGTTTTGGGACTAGTGGTATTGCTATTGTTGCTAACAAATGCAG GCAGCTAAAGGTCCTTGATTTGATGGAGTCAGAAGTCACAGATGATGAGTTGGATTGGATTTCTTGTTTTCCTGAGGGTGAAACTCATCTggagtctttgtcttttgaCTGTGTTGAATCCCCTATCAATTTCAAGGCATTGGAGGAGCTCGTGGTTAGGTCACCattcttgaagaaacttaGAACGAACAGGTTTGTTTCCCTTGAAGAGCTGCATCGACTAATGGTTCGAGCGCCGCAGTTAACGAGTCTTGGGACGGGGTCATTTAGTCCAGACAATGTGCCTCAGGGAGAACAACAACCGGATTATGCAGCTGCTTTTCGTGCTTGTAAATCCATAGTTTGTCTCTCAGGATTCAGGGAATTTAGACCGGAATACCTCCTAGCCATCTCTTCAGTTTGTGCTAATCTCACCTCTCTTAACTTCAGTTATGCTAACATTTCTCCTCACATGCTCAAGCCCATCATAAGCAACTGTCACAATATCCGAGTCTTCTGG GCTCTTGACTCGATACGTGATGAAGGACTACAGGCAGTGGCTGCCACATGCAAGGAGCTCCGTGAGCTTCGGATTTTCCCTTTTGATCCTCGTGAAGACAGTGAAGGTCCTGTCTCGGGAGTAGGCCTCCAAGCAATTTCAGAGGGCTGTAGGAAACTGGAATCTATCCTGTACTTTTGCCAGAATATGACCAATGGAGCTGTGACAGCCATGTCGGAGAACTGCCCGCAGCTTACTGTGTTTAGACTTTGCATAATGGGTCGCCATAGGCCTGACCACGTGACAGGAAAGCCAATGGACGATGGATTTGGTGCCATTGTTAAAAACTGCAAGAAGCTAACCCGACTTGCAGTATCAGGGTTACTAACAGATGAAGCTTTTAGCTATATAGGAGAATATGGGAAATTGATCCGTACGCTATCTGTAGCGTTTGCTGGGAACAGTGACAAGGCTCTGAGATACGTTCTTGAGGGTTGTCCTAAACTACAAAAGCTTGAGATCAGGGACAGTCCCTTTGGAGATGTTGGATTGCGCTCTGGTATGCATCGGTATTCCAATATGAGGTTTGTTTGGTTGTCGTCATGTCTCATATCCCGTGGAGGCTGCAGGGGTGTTTCTCATGCTCTGCCTAATGTAGTCGTGGAAGTATTTGGAGCcgatggtgatgatgacgAAGACACTGTCACTGGGGATTATGTTGAGACATTGTACTTGTATCGATCCCTTGATGGCCCAAGGAAGGATGCTCCAAAGTTTGTAACAATTTTATGA
- the CIPK8 gene encoding CBL-interacting protein kinase 8 (CBL-interacting protein kinase 8 (CIPK8); FUNCTIONS IN: protein kinase activity, kinase activity; INVOLVED IN: protein amino acid phosphorylation, response to nitrate, root development, response to glucose stimulus; LOCATED IN: plasma membrane; EXPRESSED IN: 23 plant structures; EXPRESSED DURING: 13 growth stages; CONTAINS InterPro DOMAIN/s: Protein kinase, ATP binding site (InterPro:IPR017441), Serine/threonine-protein kinase domain (InterPro:IPR002290), NAF/FISL domain (InterPro:IPR018451), Serine/threonine-protein kinase-like domain (InterPro:IPR017442), Serine/threonine-protein kinase, active site (InterPro:IPR008271), Protein kinase-like domain (InterPro:IPR011009), NAF domain (InterPro:IPR004041), CBL-interacting protein kinase (InterPro:IPR020660), Protein kinase, catalytic domain (InterPro:IPR000719), Tyrosine-protein kinase, catalytic domain (InterPro:IPR020635), Calcium/calmodulin-dependent protein kinase-like (InterPro:IPR020636); BEST Arabidopsis thaliana protein match is: Protein kinase superfamily protein (TAIR:AT5G35410.1); Has 132609 Blast hits to 130467 proteins in 4740 species: Archae - 192; Bacteria - 15427; Metazoa - 49318; Fungi - 12831; Plants - 32044; Viruses - 538; Other Eukaryotes - 22259 (source: NCBI BLink).): MVVRKVGKYELGRTIGEGTFAKVKFAQNTETGESVAMKIVDRSTIIKRKMVDQIKREISIMKLVRHPCVVRLYEVLASRTKIYIILEYITGGELFDKIVRNGRLSESEARKYFHQLIDGVDYCHSKGVYHRDLKPENLLLDSQGNLKISDFGLSALPEQGVTILKTTCGTPNYVAPEVLSHKGYNGAVADIWSCGVILYVLMAGYLPFDEMDLPTLYSKIDKAEFSCPSYFALGAKSLINRILDPNPETRITIAEIRKDEWFLKDYTPVQLIDYEHVNLDDVYAAFDDPEEQTYAQDGTRDTGPLTLNAFDLIILSQGLNLATLFDRGKDSMKHQTRFISHKPANVVLSSMEVVSQSMGFKTHIRNYKMRVEGLSANKTSHFSVILEQETQKNTLSSTRLFVVSLMTSFGSRQMHL, encoded by the exons ATGGTGGTAAGGAAGGTGGGCAAGTATGAATTAGGTAGAACAATCGGCGAAGGTACTTTCGCTAAAGTCAAGTTCGCTCAGAATACAGAGACCGGTGAGAGCGTCGCCATGAAAATCGTGGATCGTAGCACAATCATCAAGCGCAAGATGGTGGATCAG ATTAAGAGAGAGATCTCGATTATGAAGCTTGTTCGTCATCCTTGTGTTGTTCGTCTTTATGAG GTTCTAGCAAGCCGTACAAAGATTTATATCATCCTGGAGTACATTACTGGTGGTGAACTGTTTGATAAGATT GTTCGTAATGGACGACTTAGTGAGTCAGAAGCTAGGAAATACTTTCACCAGCTTATTGATGGAGTTGATTACTGTCATAGTAAAGGTGTTTACCACAGAGATCTAAAG CCGGAAAATCTTCTGTTGGATTCTCAAGGAAATCTCAAGATATCTGATTTTGGCCTCAGTGCATTACCTGAACAA GGAGTTACCATCCTAAAGACAACATGTGGAACTCCCAATTACGTTGCTCCTGAG GTTCTCAGTCACAAGGGTTACAATGGTGCCGTTGCAGATATTTGGTCCTGTGGGGTCATCCTTTATGTTCTTATGGCAGGATATCTTCCATTTGATGAAATGGATCTACCAACTTTATATAGTAAG ATCGACAAAGCTGAGTTCTCTTGCCCCTCATATTTTGCCCTGGGGGCAAAGTCCTTGATTAATAGAATTTTGGATCCAAATCCAGAAACT CGGATTACAATTGCAGAAATCAGGAAAGATGAGTGGTTTCTAAAGGATTACACTCCTGTACAACTTATCGATTACGAACATGTAAACCTGGATGATGTATATGCTGCTTTTGATGATCCGGAG GAACAAACATATGCACAGGATGGAACAAGAGACACAGGTCCACTAACTCTAAATGCGTTTGACCTAATTATTCTATCTCAGGGCCTGAACCTCGCAACTCTTTTTGACCGTGGAAAG GACTCCATGAAGCACCAGACAAGGTTCATCTCACACAAGCCAGCAAACGTGGTTCTCTCAAGCATGGAAGTTGTGTCACAGTCTATGGGCTTTAAGACACACATTCGTAATTACAAG ATGAGAGTGGAAGGATTATCTGCAAATAAGACATCTCATTTCTCCGTCATACTAGAA CAGGAGACGCAGAAGAATACCTTAAG TTCTACAAGACTTTTTGTAGTAAGCTTGATGACATCATTTGGAAGCCGCCAGATGCATCTATGA
- the CIPK8 gene encoding CBL-interacting protein kinase 8 (CBL-interacting protein kinase 8 (CIPK8); FUNCTIONS IN: protein kinase activity, kinase activity; INVOLVED IN: protein amino acid phosphorylation, response to nitrate, root development, response to glucose stimulus; LOCATED IN: plasma membrane; EXPRESSED IN: 23 plant structures; EXPRESSED DURING: 13 growth stages; CONTAINS InterPro DOMAIN/s: Protein kinase, ATP binding site (InterPro:IPR017441), NAF/FISL domain (InterPro:IPR018451), Serine/threonine-protein kinase domain (InterPro:IPR002290), Serine/threonine-protein kinase-like domain (InterPro:IPR017442), Serine/threonine-protein kinase, active site (InterPro:IPR008271), Protein kinase-like domain (InterPro:IPR011009), NAF domain (InterPro:IPR004041), CBL-interacting protein kinase (InterPro:IPR020660), Protein kinase, catalytic domain (InterPro:IPR000719), Calcium/calmodulin-dependent protein kinase-like (InterPro:IPR020636), Tyrosine-protein kinase, catalytic domain (InterPro:IPR020635); BEST Arabidopsis thaliana protein match is: Protein kinase superfamily protein (TAIR:AT5G35410.1); Has 132292 Blast hits to 130130 proteins in 4671 species: Archae - 192; Bacteria - 15224; Metazoa - 49173; Fungi - 13311; Plants - 31935; Viruses - 538; Other Eukaryotes - 21919 (source: NCBI BLink).) encodes MVVRKVGKYELGRTIGEGTFAKVKFAQNTETGESVAMKIVDRSTIIKRKMVDQIKREISIMKLVRHPCVVRLYEVLASRTKIYIILEYITGGELFDKIVRNGRLSESEARKYFHQLIDGVDYCHSKGVYHRDLKPENLLLDSQGNLKISDFGLSALPEQGVTILKTTCGTPNYVAPEVLSHKGYNGAVADIWSCGVILYVLMAGYLPFDEMDLPTLYSKIDKAEFSCPSYFALGAKSLINRILDPNPETRITIAEIRKDEWFLKDYTPVQLIDYEHVNLDDVYAAFDDPEEQTYAQDGTRDTGPLTLNAFDLIILSQGLNLATLFDRGKDSMKHQTRFISHKPANVVLSSMEVVSQSMGFKTHIRNYKMRVEGLSANKTSHFSVILEVFKVAPSILMVDIQNAAGDAEEYLKFYKTFCSKLDDIIWKPPDASMRNRVTKAKSKRR; translated from the exons ATGGTGGTAAGGAAGGTGGGCAAGTATGAATTAGGTAGAACAATCGGCGAAGGTACTTTCGCTAAAGTCAAGTTCGCTCAGAATACAGAGACCGGTGAGAGCGTCGCCATGAAAATCGTGGATCGTAGCACAATCATCAAGCGCAAGATGGTGGATCAG ATTAAGAGAGAGATCTCGATTATGAAGCTTGTTCGTCATCCTTGTGTTGTTCGTCTTTATGAG GTTCTAGCAAGCCGTACAAAGATTTATATCATCCTGGAGTACATTACTGGTGGTGAACTGTTTGATAAGATT GTTCGTAATGGACGACTTAGTGAGTCAGAAGCTAGGAAATACTTTCACCAGCTTATTGATGGAGTTGATTACTGTCATAGTAAAGGTGTTTACCACAGAGATCTAAAG CCGGAAAATCTTCTGTTGGATTCTCAAGGAAATCTCAAGATATCTGATTTTGGCCTCAGTGCATTACCTGAACAA GGAGTTACCATCCTAAAGACAACATGTGGAACTCCCAATTACGTTGCTCCTGAG GTTCTCAGTCACAAGGGTTACAATGGTGCCGTTGCAGATATTTGGTCCTGTGGGGTCATCCTTTATGTTCTTATGGCAGGATATCTTCCATTTGATGAAATGGATCTACCAACTTTATATAGTAAG ATCGACAAAGCTGAGTTCTCTTGCCCCTCATATTTTGCCCTGGGGGCAAAGTCCTTGATTAATAGAATTTTGGATCCAAATCCAGAAACT CGGATTACAATTGCAGAAATCAGGAAAGATGAGTGGTTTCTAAAGGATTACACTCCTGTACAACTTATCGATTACGAACATGTAAACCTGGATGATGTATATGCTGCTTTTGATGATCCGGAG GAACAAACATATGCACAGGATGGAACAAGAGACACAGGTCCACTAACTCTAAATGCGTTTGACCTAATTATTCTATCTCAGGGCCTGAACCTCGCAACTCTTTTTGACCGTGGAAAG GACTCCATGAAGCACCAGACAAGGTTCATCTCACACAAGCCAGCAAACGTGGTTCTCTCAAGCATGGAAGTTGTGTCACAGTCTATGGGCTTTAAGACACACATTCGTAATTACAAG ATGAGAGTGGAAGGATTATCTGCAAATAAGACATCTCATTTCTCCGTCATACTAGAA GTCTTCAAAGTTGCACCATCAATTCTCATGGTAGACATTCAAAATGCAGCAGGAGACGCAGAAGAATACCTTAAG TTCTACAAGACTTTTTGTAGTAAGCTTGATGACATCATTTGGAAGCCGCCAGATGCATCTATGAGAAATCGAGTCACCAAGGCCAAGAGTAAAAGACGTTGA
- a CDS encoding uncharacterized protein (unknown protein; Has 2 Blast hits to 2 proteins in 1 species: Archae - 0; Bacteria - 0; Metazoa - 0; Fungi - 0; Plants - 2; Viruses - 0; Other Eukaryotes - 0 (source: NCBI BLink).) → MRKQTSIHETGPLKDFKSSHKSGHAKPNYDTLVLKIIPYITKIRSAAQKLYNLKAHAADLSMINAITTKLISRIKTNITKTTQQKMCTIKSNCRLRIDIHGIRLTDELLETSQLKNFENGGSPSRDPIEIRRKTVGKSRDVRPIQEKREARARERASESEMEKRAVMIN, encoded by the coding sequence ATGAGAAAACAAACCTCAATACATGAGACAGGTCCacttaaagattttaaaagctctCACAAATCTGGACATGCAAAACCAAATTATGATACATTAGTACTCAAAATCATTCCATACATTACTAAAATTAGATCCGCAGCTCagaaattatataatcttaaagCTCATGCAGCTGATCTATCGATGATAAACGCCATAACTACGAAACTAATCTCAcggataaaaacaaatatcacaaaaacgactcaacaaaaaatgtgtacaatcaaatcaaattgcaGGTTAAGAATAGATATACACGGAATCAGACTAACCGATGAACTATTGGAGACGAGTCAGCTCAAGAATTTCGAAAATGGCGGATCGCCGTCACGAGATCCCATTGAAATTCGACGGAAAACAGTCGGAAAAAGCCGTGATGTGAGGCCGATTCAGGAGAAAAGGGAAGCTAGGGCAAGAGAGAGAGCGAGTGAAAGCGAGATGGAGAAGAGAGCAGTGATGATTAACTGA
- a CDS encoding RNA-binding (RRM/RBD/RNP motifs) family protein (RNA-binding (RRM/RBD/RNP motifs) family protein; Has 63 Blast hits to 59 proteins in 12 species: Archae - 0; Bacteria - 0; Metazoa - 14; Fungi - 0; Plants - 47; Viruses - 0; Other Eukaryotes - 2 (source: NCBI BLink).), with translation MKEALTNHFKSCGVIAMVSFRRHPETDVVNGLATITMMGNDADEKVMLLNGSELGGRKLVVKANPTPRLKLDHLNLPFGGSSVPGTS, from the coding sequence ATGAAGGAGGCCTTGACTAATCATTTCAAGTCATGTGGAGTAATCGCTATGGTTTCTTTCCGGAGACACCCTGAAACCGATGTTGTCAACGGCCTTGCTACTATTACCATGATGGGAAATGACGCTGATGAGAAGGTGATGCTACTTAATGGAAGTGAATTGGGAGGAAGGAAACTTGTTGTCAAGGCCAACCCTACTCCCAGACTGAAACTTGACCATCTTAACCTTCCCTTTGGCGGCTCCTCTGTCCCAGGTACATCATAA